TCGGCATCGCTGACACCATGAAAAACGCTCAAAATTCAATCCATGGTAAAAACGTGCTATATTCAAACGTTTTTCGTCAATTTTTGACTGTGGTACGTGTGTTAGGCTTAATTTAAAATCAACCCAACGAGGAAATTCATGACGAAGTCGCTACTCATCGCCGCCATCGCGGCTCTTGCGCTTGTCGCCTGCGGCAAGAAGGAAGAGCCCAAGAAGGCCCCCCAGCCCGCGACAAAAGTAGAAGCACCAAAGCAAGAGGCACCCAAAGCGGAGGCACCCAAGGCGGAGGCACCCAAGGCCGAAGAGAAGAAGGACGAGCCGAAGAAGTAATTCCCGGCACTGCAGGACAGGACGGCGGCACCCGCAGGGTGGCCGCCGTTATTGTTTGTGGCCCTCCCTAGCTCAGGTCGCGCCAGCCGAAACCGTCTTCCTGGGTGGCCAGCCCGACCCAGTCCTGCGCACAGCCCAGCACGCCGGCCAGCGCGGCGCGCGCCAGCTCCGGCCGGTTGTTCTGCTGCGAGAGGTGGGCG
The sequence above is drawn from the Nitrospira sp. genome and encodes:
- a CDS encoding MBL fold metallo-hydrolase, whose product is AHLSQQNNRPELARAALAGVLGCAQDWVGLATQEDGFGWRDLS